From a single Deltaproteobacteria bacterium genomic region:
- a CDS encoding enoyl-CoA hydratase/isomerase family protein: MAQTKFIKVDIDEKTGVASLTLSRPEKKNALSIALLAEVASSLREIAGNENIKCVVTTGAGDSYSSGRDLYDMRNQNNRRRNRELSGVAEIVDIMRRMPQVTVAKVRGWCLGGGLALINGHELVISAENAMFGMPEVIRGSYGATATPSLFHGAIPFKKAFFISLTGRNLTGIEAERIGLVSQVVPEKELDSYVDTLAKELGTRNPVTLESAKIAAYLQRDLPFDLALQSDDLVQHRMRYYTNPLSDVEGYLHSQKGGGTVKYVKPEDRK, translated from the coding sequence ATGGCACAAACCAAATTCATCAAAGTAGATATCGACGAAAAGACGGGCGTAGCATCGCTGACGCTCAGCCGTCCAGAGAAAAAAAATGCACTCAGCATCGCCCTACTAGCAGAAGTCGCCAGCTCGCTGCGCGAAATCGCCGGCAATGAGAACATCAAATGCGTCGTCACCACCGGCGCCGGCGACTCTTACTCGTCAGGTCGCGATCTCTACGATATGCGCAACCAAAACAACCGCCGGCGCAACCGCGAGCTCTCCGGCGTCGCCGAGATCGTCGACATCATGCGCCGCATGCCGCAGGTAACAGTTGCCAAAGTTAGAGGCTGGTGCTTGGGTGGCGGGCTTGCTCTGATAAACGGCCACGAACTAGTGATCAGCGCCGAGAACGCCATGTTCGGCATGCCCGAAGTGATCCGCGGCAGCTACGGCGCCACCGCCACCCCGTCGCTATTTCACGGCGCGATTCCGTTCAAAAAAGCGTTCTTCATCTCGCTCACCGGGAGAAATTTGACCGGCATCGAAGCCGAGCGCATCGGCTTGGTCTCGCAAGTGGTTCCCGAAAAAGAATTGGACAGCTACGTCGACACGCTGGCGAAAGAGCTCGGCACGCGCAACCCGGTCACACTAGAAAGTGCCAAGATCGCCGCTTACCTACAAAGAGATTTGCCCTTCGATCTCGCACTCCAATCCGACGACTTGGTCCAACACCGAATGCGCTACTACACCAACCCGCTGAGCGACGTCGAAGGCTACCTGCACTCGCA